The following coding sequences are from one Mycolicibacterium aichiense window:
- the treZ gene encoding malto-oligosyltrehalose trehalohydrolase: MPEFAVWAPLPEQMRLDLDGQLHDMTVDDGGWWRADVDAAADARYGFVLDDDPTVLPDPRSARQPDGVHERSQLWDPSSAQWSDTHWAGRSIEGAVIYELHTGTFTPEGTFDAAIAKLDYLVDLGVDFVQLMPVNAFSGEHGWGYDGVLWYAVHEPYGGPDGLVRLIDAAHARGLGVLIDAVFNHLGPSGNYLPKYGPYLSSVSNPWGEGVNLTGPDADEVRRYILDCALRWMRDFHADGLRLDAVHALVDNTAIHILEEMTAETDALSATVGRPLSLIAESDLNDPRLITPRDRGGYGLTAQWDDDIHHAIHTAVSGERQGYYADFGSMSALASTLRNGYFHAGTYSSFRHRRHGRPLDKSLIPATRLTAYTCTHDQVGNRATGDRPSQNLDYGQLAIKAALALGSPYTAMLFMGEEWAASTPFQFFSSHPEPELAKATAEGRKAEFADHGWDADDIPDPQDPQTFLRSKLNWDEIDEGRHAELRDFYRGLIALRRTEPDMADAWLQHLIVDFDEDERWIVMRRGHIAIACNLGKQSVGVPVTGEAILAWGEPEVGEHGTALPGHSVVVTRAG; encoded by the coding sequence ATGCCTGAATTCGCCGTGTGGGCACCGCTGCCCGAGCAGATGCGCCTCGACCTCGACGGGCAGCTCCATGACATGACGGTCGATGACGGCGGTTGGTGGCGCGCCGACGTCGACGCCGCCGCGGACGCCCGGTACGGCTTCGTCCTCGACGACGACCCGACGGTGCTGCCGGATCCGCGCTCCGCCCGCCAGCCCGATGGCGTGCACGAGCGATCCCAACTCTGGGATCCCTCCTCCGCGCAATGGTCGGATACGCACTGGGCGGGCCGCTCCATCGAGGGTGCGGTCATCTACGAGCTGCACACCGGAACGTTCACCCCGGAAGGGACATTCGACGCCGCCATCGCGAAGCTGGACTATCTGGTGGACCTCGGCGTCGACTTCGTCCAGCTGATGCCCGTCAACGCCTTCAGTGGCGAGCACGGGTGGGGCTACGACGGAGTGTTGTGGTACGCCGTGCACGAACCCTACGGCGGCCCAGACGGTTTGGTGCGCCTGATCGATGCCGCGCATGCCCGCGGGCTCGGGGTCCTGATCGACGCGGTCTTCAACCACCTGGGGCCGTCCGGCAACTATCTGCCCAAGTACGGCCCGTACCTGTCCTCGGTCAGCAACCCATGGGGTGAGGGCGTCAACCTCACCGGACCCGATGCCGACGAGGTGCGCCGCTACATCCTCGACTGCGCGCTGCGCTGGATGCGCGACTTCCACGCCGACGGCCTGCGGCTCGACGCGGTGCACGCGCTGGTCGACAACACCGCGATTCACATCCTCGAAGAGATGACCGCCGAAACCGACGCACTGTCAGCCACCGTGGGCCGACCGCTGTCGCTGATCGCCGAGAGCGACCTCAACGATCCGCGGCTGATCACTCCCCGCGATCGCGGCGGATATGGTCTGACCGCGCAGTGGGACGACGACATCCATCACGCCATCCACACCGCGGTGTCCGGCGAACGGCAGGGCTACTATGCCGATTTCGGGTCGATGTCGGCATTGGCCAGCACGCTGCGCAACGGCTACTTCCACGCCGGCACCTATTCGTCGTTCCGGCACCGCAGGCACGGCAGGCCGCTGGACAAGTCACTGATCCCGGCCACCCGGCTCACGGCCTACACCTGCACCCACGATCAGGTGGGCAACCGCGCGACCGGTGACCGGCCGTCGCAGAACCTGGACTACGGCCAGCTCGCCATCAAAGCGGCGCTCGCCCTCGGATCGCCCTACACGGCAATGCTTTTCATGGGCGAAGAATGGGCTGCGTCGACCCCGTTCCAGTTCTTCAGCTCGCACCCCGAACCCGAACTGGCGAAGGCGACCGCGGAGGGCCGCAAGGCGGAGTTCGCCGACCACGGCTGGGATGCCGACGACATCCCCGACCCGCAGGACCCGCAGACGTTCCTGCGCTCCAAGCTGAACTGGGACGAGATCGACGAGGGCAGGCATGCCGAACTGCGGGACTTCTACCGTGGTCTGATCGCATTGCGCCGGACCGAACCCGACATGGCCGACGCGTGGCTGCAGCATCTGATTGTCGATTTCGACGAGGACGAACGCTGGATCGTGATGCGGCGCGGCCACATTGCGATCGCCTGCAACCTCGGCAAGCAGTCGGTCGGCGTGCCGGTCACCGGCGAGGCGATCCTGGCGTGGGGCGAGCCCGAGGTGGGCGAGCACGGCACCGCGCTGCCCGGACACTCGGTGGTGGTGACCCGAGCCGGCTAG
- the ilvA gene encoding threonine ammonia-lyase IlvA, whose translation MSAELTQDSRRTPLTPPISAADIDEAGQRIADVVSQSPLQYSDRLSQATGAEVYLKREDLQSVRSYKVRGAYNLLKQLSAAEIAAGVVCSSAGNHAQGFALACRSMGVHGRVYVPAKTPKQKRDRIRYHGGEFIDLIVGGATYDQAAQAALDDVARTGATLVPPFDDLRTMAGQGTIAVEILAQLDTEPDLVVVPVGGGGCIAGITTYLAERTSNTAVLGVEPAGAASMIAALAAGGPVELDHVDQFVDGAAVKQIGALPYQALAAAGDMVSVTTVDEGAVCTAMLDLYQNEGIIAEPAGALSVAGLLEAGVEPGSTVVCLISGGNNDVSRYGEVLERSLVHLGLKHYFLVDFPQEPGALRRFLDEILGPNDDITLFEYVKRNNRETGEALVGIELGSAAGLDGLRARMDASGLHVEPLEPGSPAYRYLT comes from the coding sequence GTGTCCGCTGAACTGACCCAGGATTCTCGAAGGACGCCGCTGACCCCACCTATCTCAGCGGCCGACATCGATGAGGCCGGTCAGCGAATTGCCGACGTGGTCAGCCAGAGCCCGCTGCAGTACAGCGACCGGCTTTCGCAGGCCACCGGCGCCGAGGTCTACCTCAAGCGCGAGGACCTGCAGAGCGTGCGGTCCTACAAGGTGCGCGGCGCCTACAACCTGCTCAAACAGCTCTCCGCCGCCGAAATCGCGGCCGGGGTGGTGTGCTCGTCGGCCGGTAATCATGCGCAGGGCTTCGCGCTGGCCTGCCGCTCGATGGGTGTGCACGGACGGGTCTACGTGCCCGCCAAGACCCCGAAGCAGAAGCGCGACCGCATCCGTTATCACGGTGGGGAGTTCATCGACCTGATCGTCGGCGGGGCGACCTACGATCAGGCGGCGCAGGCGGCTCTCGACGACGTCGCCCGCACCGGCGCCACCTTGGTTCCGCCGTTCGACGATCTGCGCACGATGGCCGGCCAGGGCACGATCGCCGTGGAGATCCTCGCCCAGCTCGACACCGAACCGGACCTGGTGGTCGTCCCGGTCGGCGGCGGCGGGTGCATCGCGGGAATCACCACCTATCTGGCCGAGCGGACATCCAACACCGCGGTGCTCGGCGTCGAGCCCGCAGGCGCGGCCTCGATGATCGCGGCGCTGGCCGCCGGCGGCCCGGTCGAGCTGGATCACGTCGACCAGTTCGTCGACGGCGCGGCGGTCAAGCAGATCGGTGCGCTGCCGTATCAGGCGCTGGCCGCGGCGGGCGACATGGTGTCGGTGACGACGGTCGACGAGGGTGCGGTCTGCACGGCGATGCTCGACCTCTACCAGAACGAGGGCATCATCGCCGAGCCTGCGGGGGCGCTGTCGGTTGCCGGGTTGCTGGAGGCCGGAGTGGAGCCCGGGTCGACGGTGGTGTGCCTGATCTCCGGCGGCAACAACGACGTCTCCCGCTACGGCGAGGTGCTCGAGCGGTCGCTGGTGCACCTGGGCCTCAAGCACTACTTCCTGGTCGACTTCCCGCAGGAGCCGGGTGCACTGCGCCGGTTCCTCGACGAGATCCTCGGGCCGAACGACGACATCACCCTGTTCGAGTACGTCAAGCGCAACAACCGCGAAACCGGCGAGGCGCTGGTCGGCATCGAACTCGGCTCGGCCGCCGGGCTCGACGGGCTGCGGGCCCGGATGGACGCCTCCGGTCTGCACGTCGAGCCGCTGGAGCCCGGTTCGCCGGCCTACCGGTACCTGACCTAG